Part of the Procambarus clarkii isolate CNS0578487 chromosome 20, FALCON_Pclarkii_2.0, whole genome shotgun sequence genome, AATATATGCATATGttcgaatgtatgtatgtatatgtttgTACGGGTTTAAGTGTATATTtgtgtatatttatgtatatatgtgtgtgtgtgtgtattcaaacAACTCATACGTGCTTTATCATGCCTTGAGGTCGACGAGCGCTATCTTGATATCCCTTATCATTACCATGTATCATGTTTGTCATCTGATAAATTATTATCAGAAGAAAAGTTTTCGTTCCTATttcgttttatttaatatatatatttagggttgTTTTTGCGTTGTGGCTATTATAATTCTCAAGGTCTCAGCGATGACCACAAACTGCCAATTGTAATCTCAAACTACCAGCAACAACCTCTTAAGTACCATTAAGTGATCTGAGAGTACATGCAGGGCTTGTCATGACTGGTGTTGCGTTACTTATCAACTAAGTGTTTTACTAGCCTGCTTCTGATtagtctctttctgtctgtctgtctctctctctctctctctctctctctctctctctctctctctctctctctctctctctctctctctctctctctctctctctctctctctctctctctctctctctctctcgctctctttcgtAACTTTAAGGCGATTTTTGTTACAGATGCTTCTTTAGTGCAGCGGTTCTGATCTTccctattttgtgtgtgtgtgtattcacctagttgtatttacgtaactgtgcttgcgggggttcagctctgctctttctgcccgcctcgcaactgtcaatcaatcaactgttactaactactaactaattttattgttttttttcacacacactcacccaggaagtagcccgtaacagctttgtaactccctggtacctatttactgctagataacaggagcatcagggtgaaagaaactgcccattgtttctcgccggcgccgggaatcgaaccccgggccacaggattacatgtccagcgtgcgtgtgtgtgaggggggggggggagatgtctaAAGCCCCACCGTCTCTCCTTGCTTGTTGCACAAGATCTGAGCCTCAGTTCTTATACGCTGATCGTCCCCGGATTTAAGCAGTGACGAAGGATCACTCCCTTATCTACCGCTGCTtcgctgagggagagagagagagagagagagagagggagaagggtgaggggaagaggaagtgagggaaAACAAACATGGTGAGGGGAAGAGGTAGTGAGGGAAAACAAACATGGTGAGGGGAAAAGGAAGTCTTGGGACGTCACTCGACGGGGTGGTATTGGGGAATGGCAGCGGTTggaaaaacagaaaatgggaaaaGGGACGCATTTATGGGGACTCTGGAATAGGACGCCAGATATGACATATGTACTTGACGACGCCATCTGGCAGCTCTAAACATGACAACACATGATAACAGAGCAAACCTTATAGGTTCCAGCGCCTGGCCTTGAGTACAAAATCTTATCATTCCATTTCCTAGCAAATATGACAGCATTAAACATGACAGCACCAGTCATGACAACACCAGTCATGACAACACCAGTTATGACTACCAAATATGACATCACCAGACatgacatctaaattactggtaccgactaaaatgcctaaatctgtattctctatagCGCAggcgggatatatatatatatatatatatatatatatatatatatatatatatatatatatatatatatatatatatatatatatatataataataataatttacacatggaaaatattagaggggctggtcccaaacctgcacacagaaataacatcacatgagaccagaaggcatggcaggatgtgcagaatacccccgttgatgagcagaggtgcaacaggtactctgagagagaactatcaacatcagaggcccgacactgttcaatacgcttcctctacacataaggggcataactggccgacccctcacagtgttcaagagagagaactggataaacacctccaaaggagacttgatcaaccaggctgtgattcatacgtcaggctgctcgtagccgcgtctaacagcctggttgaccagtccaacaacGCAGGGATCTTGACCCCCGGAATTAACGCAAGGTAAGGTGACATTACAGATCATGACAGCACCAAATATGACAACATCGAtcatagcagcagcaacagaaacacTGTTACAAgcgagtgaagaacagaggaaatCCTTTTGTTGATGTGTGTCAGCTGTGCCAGACGTGGCGAGGCCGGCCAGGGACATCCCGGCCAGCTCAGTCCACCAGCTGCAATGTTTGGTTCACGTGACCTCTTACGACCTCGTATGTTCTGAGTGCTTCCTTGCGTCACATGCTGGATGTCTTTGACTGGTTCACGTGACCTCTTACGACCTCGTATGTTATGAGTGCTTCCTTGCGTCACATGCTGGATGTCTTTGACTGGTTCACGAGACCTCTTACGACCTCGTATGTTATGAGTGCTTCCTTGCGTCACATGCTGGATGTCTTTGACTGGTTCACGAGATCTCTTACGATCTCGTATGTTCTGAGTGCTTCCTTGCGTCACATGCTGGATGTCTTTGACGGGTTCACGAGACCTCTTACGACCTCGTATGTTATGAGTGCTTCCTTGCGTCACATGCTGGATGTCTTTGACTGGTTCACGAGACCTCTTACGACCTCGTATGTTATGAGTGCTTCCTTGCGTCACATGCTGGATGTCTTTGACTGGTTCACGAGACCTCTTACGACCTCGTATGTTATGAGTGCTTCCTTGCGTCACATGCTGGATGTTTTTGACTGATTCACGAGACCTCTTACGACCTCGTATGTTTAAAATAAGTAAAACATGTGAAAATATGCACTGAATCATCAGAATATATGTACATATAGGACTGtggtgtatatgtacacacacacacacacacacacacacacacacacaggactgtggtgtatatgtacacacacacacacaagactgtggtgtatatgtacacacacacacacacacacacacacacacacacacacacacacacacacacacacacacacaggactgtggtgtatatgtacacacacacacaagactgtggtgtatatgtacacacacacacacaagactgtggtgtatatgtacacacacacacaggactgtggtgtatatgtacacacacacacaagactgtggtgtatatgtacacacacacacacacaagactgtggtgtatatgtacacacacacacacacacacacacacacacacacagggttgtgGTGTAtatttaaaactccaaatatgtgcagtgagtcagaattcggctcaaacataacgctcatgagtcagatttccgatattttgaaaataggCCAATTGTATGTTTAGGTTCTTCATTAGGCCTAGGCTTGCAGATATTAGGCTTATGGCTGATTGAAATAGGCCGTAGGTGACGTTACGTTAAATTGCAATTTTTATAATGCCTTTTAATATAGTAATAATTCAAAAGTTCTCTCGATTTGCCGCTACGTACAAAATGGCGACTGTTTTTGCGTTTCCAGCAGTGTACGAACCCAAGTAGCCTACCTAACCTGTCGAGGcacatgcatagaaaacgtagatgTTTGTGTCCAACATGTGTCCAACATCTGCCTTCAGGAATACTCCCACACATGTCCAACACCTGCCTTCAGGGATACTGTCACATGTGTCCAACACCTGCCTTCAGGGATACTGTCACATGTGTCCAACACCTGCCTTCAGGGATACTGTCACATGTGTCCAACACCTGCCTTCAGGGATACTCCCACATGTGTCCGACAGTATAACAAAAAATGCATATCGGAATTTCATTAATTAACAAATATGAACCGACTGTCAGAAGAACAGATAACAAAGAGTCCAGAGAACTGCGGAATTGTCCAACTAGATAACCAAGTGTCCAGCCAGTAACAGACCAAGCCTGGCCAGCCAGTAACAGACCAAGCCTGGCCAGCCAGTAACAGACCAAGCCTGGCACATATATACGTGGGAAGCTTTTCATTCAATTGGGAATTTATAACAAAAGTTCATGATATACTTTTTATATTATTCCTAAATGTAATTTTTAACAAAATAATTTACACGTTATTACCTCGATTTAATTTAACTATTAATTGCGGATACCtcgatatttatattatatataaatataaagtatggcatgtatatatgtacacacacacacacacacacacacacacacacacacacacacacacacacacacacacacacacacacacacacacacacacacacctggtgtgatctctcccacacaccttctgtgacctcccccacacacctggtgtgacctcccccacacacctggtgtgacctctccctcacacctggtttgacctctcccacacacctggtgtgacctctcccacacacctggtgtgacctctcccacacacctggtgtgacctctcccacacacctggtgtgacctctcccacacacctggtgtgacctctcccacacacctggtgtgacccccccccacacacacctcataTAAGGCCGAGGCAAATGACAAAAAGTTGTCCATATATCACCTGCGGCTTGACTTTCTCTCGCGCGGCTGGCAGCTCCAATATCGCCCATCAATATCAGGGCGGAACGACAACTGCCACGCACGTTTCAGTCTGCGGCAACGACAACAAACTATAGGGCGTATATATCGTGTGACAGTTGGTCCACATGTTAAATGTTACGTAGTTGTACTGTGTGGCGTAATACACTATAACGCTACGTTTTGATTCATTACGGGTAAATTTCGGTAATATTATTGATGTTATTGTGTGTTGGTAATGGGAAATGGGGCGGGCACTTTACCGGTGGGCGTCAGTATGTCTCCAGAATTTCCTTTCTCCTTGATCTATCACTGATTGAATTCTCTCAGTCACCCCTCCCTCAGGTGACCCTTTTTGGCGGCAACCCGGGCCCCGTGCGGCCTCGGCTGACTGCTGCAGCCGAGGGCGGGAGACCTGGGCGCGGCGACAGGGATCTGGGTGACAAAATGGATGAAGGTGGATAGATAGAGATGGATGGGAGGCGGCTAGATATGCATGCGGCAACAGCTGCACTACACTGACGCAAAAATTTAATAATTCGTTCAGATGTATCATGCTATAACTGACCATTCCTCATATACTCTCCTGTGAACGGACTCGAACCCTGGAAAGCCAGTTGTTGGCGCACCTTGACATAACCAGTACTCTTTATACCACATTGTGCCACAACGTCTCGTTGAGGAGCCGTGTCAGTGCTTCTCATTCTTGTTGCGTTGAGGTCATCCATTGTGAGTGGAGGATCACTCATCTGTC contains:
- the LOC138366815 gene encoding pre-mRNA-splicing factor 38B-like, encoding MDDLNATRMRSTDTAPQRDVVAQCGIKSTGYVKVRQQLAFQGSSPFTGEYMRNGRKRSRESVKNIQHVTQGSTHNIRGRKRSREPVKDIQHVTQGSTHNIRGRKRSREPVKDIQHVTQGSTHNIRGRKRSREPVKDIQHVTQGSTQNIRDRKRSREPVKDIQHVTQGSTHNIRGRKRSREPVKDIQHVTQGSTHNIRGRKRSREPVKDIQHVTQGSTQNIRGHRQQQQQQQRDNKTQQSESEDDQAG